The proteins below are encoded in one region of Taeniopygia guttata chromosome 15, bTaeGut7.mat, whole genome shotgun sequence:
- the CORO1C gene encoding coronin-1C, with protein sequence MRRVVRQSKFRHVFGQAVKNDQCYDDIRVSRVTWDSSFCAVNPRFVAIIVDASGGGAFLVLPLHKTGRIDKSYPTVCGHTGPVLDIDWCPHNDQVIASGSEDCTVMVWQIPENGLTLSLTEPVVVLEGHSKRVGIVAWHPTARNVLLSAGCDNAIIIWNVGTGEALINLDDMHVDMIYNVSWNRNGSLICTASKDKKVRVIDPRKQEIVAEKEKTHEGARPMRAIFLADGNIFTTGFSRMSERQLALWNPKNMEEPIALHEMDTSNGVLLPFYDPDTNIIYLCGKGDSSIRYFEITDESPYVHYLNTFSSKEPQRGMGFMPKRGLDVNKCEIARFFKLHERKCEPIIMTVPRKSDLFQDDLYPDTAGPEAALEAEEWFEGKNADPLLISLKHGYIPGKNRDLKVVKKNILDNKPAGNKKSDLINAPKKAADASNPQNDAKLDEILKELKCIKDTISSQDERISKLEQQMAKIAD encoded by the exons ATGAGGCGGGTGGTACGACAGAGCAAATTCCGGCACGTCTTCGGCCAGGCGGTGAAGAACGACCAGTGCTACGACGACATCCGCGTGTCCCGCGTCACCTGGGACAGCTCCTTCTGTGCTGTCAACCCCCGCTTCGTGGCCATCATCGTGGATGCCAGCGGTGGGGGAGCCTTCCTGGTTCTGCCTCTGCACAAG ACAGGCAGGATTGACAAGTCCTACCCCACAGTGTGTGGCCACACGGGGCCGGTGCTGGACATCGACTGGTGTCCCCACAATGACCAGGTCATCGCCAGCGGCTCCGAGGACTGCACTGTCATG gTGTGGCAGATTCCTGAGAACGGGCTCACCCTGTCCCTGACAGAGCCTGTGGTAGTGCTAGAAGGCCATTCCAAGAGAGTTGGCATCGTGGCCTGGCATCCGACGGCGCGGAACGTGCTGCTCAGCGCAG GCTGTGATAATGCCATCATCATCTGGAATGTGGGAACAGGAGAAGCCCTCATCAACCTGGATGACATGCACGTGGACATGATCTACAACGTGAGCTGGAATCGCAACGGCAGCCTCATCTGCACAGCTTCCAAAGACAAAAAAGTCCGAGTTATCGACCCCAGGAAACAAGAAATTGTTGCT gagaaggagaaaaccCACGAGGGAGCCCGGCCCATGCGAGCCATTTTCCTGGCAGACGGGAACATCTTCACCACCGGCTTCAGCCGCATGAGCGAGCGGCAGCTGGCCCTGTGGAACCCG aaaaacATGGAGGAGCCAATAGCCCTTCACGAGATGGACACCAGCAACGGGGTCCTGCTGCCCTTCTACGACCCAGACACCAACATCATCTACCTGTGTGGGAAG GGTGACAGCAGCATCCGCTACTTCGAGATCACGGATGAGTCCCCGTACGTTCACTACCTCAACACCTTCAGCAGCAAAGAGCCGCAGAGGGGCATGGGGTTCATGCCAAAGAGGGGCCTCGACGTCAACAAGTGTGAGATTGCCAG GTTCTTCAAGCTCCACGAGAGGAAGTGTGAGCCCATCATCATGACGGTTCCCCGCAAG TCCGACCTCTTCCAGGACGATCTGTACCCGGACACAGCCGGCCCGGAGGCAGCTCTGGAAGCAGAGGAGTGGTTTGAGGGGAAGAATGCTGATCCTCTCCTCATCTCCTTGAAGCATGGGTACATTCCAGGCAAAAACAGGGATCTCAAGGTGGTCAAGAAGAACATACTGGACAACAAACCCGCCGGGAACAAGAAGAGTGATCTCATAAATGCTCCAAAGAAAGCAGCGGATGCCTCAAACCCC CAAAACGACGCCAAATTGGACGAGATTTTGAAGGAGCTGAAATGCATCAAGGACACGATCTCCAGCCAGGACGAGCGCATCTccaagctggagcagcagatggCCAAGATCGCGGACTGA